Proteins from one Mercurialis annua linkage group LG7, ddMerAnnu1.2, whole genome shotgun sequence genomic window:
- the LOC126655920 gene encoding probable protein phosphatase 2C 52: MGACVSTSSRSTCSSRSNGETVPAPCLGIGICGQKKTKTTFFDHAVTLQHLPSIPNRMFTNGKSRTSCIFTQQGRKGINQDAMVVWEDFLSEDMIFCGVFDGHGPHGHLVARKVRDALPIKLLSFLHSIQSGQNESNQTCFKGNSKKSDAGECEKDGSAEDKLNSTWREAFLKSYKAMDKELRSHPNLDCFCSGSTAVTVVKQGSNLFMGYIGDSRAIMGSKDSNDSIVAIQLTVDLKPDLPREAERIKRCKGRVFALQDEPEVPRVWLPFDDAPGLAMARAFGDFCLKEYGVISVPEFSHRLLTERDQFIVLASDGVWDVLSNEEVVEIVSSAPTRASAARIVVDSAAREWKLKYPTSKMDDCAVVCLFLDGKMDSESDYDEQGFSSATIQSNHSGNAVESDDGQKSEPCLQRNYTVRSSEENDSYGKLVAEVNGNGDTVTSEDQSWLGLEGVTRVNSLVQLPRFSEERPNP, encoded by the exons ATGGGGGCTTGTGTCTCGACTAGCAGTCGAAGTACTTGTAGTAGCAGGAGCAATGGAGAGACAGTTCCCGCTCCTTGCTTGGGGATTGGAATTTGTGGCCaaaagaaaactaaaacaaCCTTCTTTGATCATGCAGTTACACTGCAACATTTACCCTCCATACCTAACAGGATGTTTACTAATGGAAAGAGTCGAACTTCTTGTATATTTACGCAGCAGGGTCGCAAGGGCATAAACCAGGATGCAATGGTCGTGTGGGAA GATTTCTTATCGGAAGACATGATTTTCTGTGGTGTCTTCGATGGTCATGGTCCACATGGCCATCTTGTTGCCCGCAAGGTAAGGGATGCGCTGCCAATAAAATTACTATCGTTCCTGCACTCGATTCAGTCGGGGCAGaatgaatcaaatcaaacctGTTTTAAGGGGAATTCAAAGAAATCGGATGCTGGAGAGTGCGAGAAGGATGGCTCAGCTGAAGATAAATTGAATTCTACATGGAGAGAAGCATTCTTAAAGTCGTACAAGGCCATGGACAAGGAGCTGAGATCTCATCCTAATTTGGACTGCTTCTGTAGTGGTAGCACTGCTGTTACTGTAGTAAAACAG GGGTCCAATCTTTTCATGGGATATATTGGAGATTCTCGTGCCATCATGGGATCTAAGGACAGCAATGATTCCATTGTTGCAATCCAGTTAACTGTCGATCTGAAACCCGATTTGCCAA GGGAAGCAGAAAGGATTAAACGATGTAAAGGTAGAGTTTTTGCTTTGCAAGATGAACCTGAGGTCCCAAGAGTTTGGTTGCCATTTGATGATGCCCCTGGCTTGGCGATGGCAAGGGCGTTTGGAGACTTCTGTTTGAAGGAATATGGGGTGATTTCAGTACCTGAATTCTCGCACCGCCTACTTACCGAGAGAGATCAATTTATTGTTCTTGCCTCAGATGGG GTTTGGGATGTATTGAGCAATGAAGAAGTGGTTGAGATTGTATCATCGGCTCCAACGCGGGCATCAGCTGCAAGAATCGTGGTGGACTCAGCTGCTCGTGAATGGAAGCTAAAGTATCCAACATCGAAGATGGATGACTGTGCAGTGGTGTGTTTATTTTTGGATGGGAAAATGGACTCAGAATCCGATTATGACGAACAAGGCTTTTCTTCTGCAACCATCCAGAGCAATCATTCTGGCAATGCAGTTGAATCAGATGACGGCCAGAAGTCGGAGCCATGTTTGCAAAGGAATTATACTGTCAGATCATCAGAAGAAAACGATAGTTACGGAAAACTAGTTGCTGAAGTTAATGGAAACGGTGACACAGTAACCAGTGAAGATCAGAGTTGGTTGGGTTTGGAAGGCGTCACGCGAGTGAATTCGCTCGTCCAACTTCCTAGATTTTCTGAGGAAAGACCAAACCCATAA
- the LOC126655991 gene encoding putative cell wall protein, whose translation MAYTTKFSVLALLVLLAIFGQALAGRQIPDKSKDVDVKQPEFLFKSDRSFLIPGIGRVLVPAHPFLGKTLPHLDIPTYGPYTGTSGGNLPGGDDTFVPNPSSGGSVAPPAYP comes from the coding sequence ATGGCTTATACAACCAAGTTTTCAGTTCTCGCTCTCCTTGTCTTGCTTGCGATATTCGGGCAAGCACTGGCAGGACGCCAGATTCCTGACAAATCCAAGGATGTTGATGTGAAACAGCCCGAGTTCTTGTTCAAATCTGACCGCAGCTTCCTTATTCCAGGCATTGGACGGGTTCTAGTGCCTGCACACCCGTTCCTTGGAAAGACACTCCCGCACCTCGACATTCCTACCTACGGGCCATATACTGGCACCAGTGGGGGGAACCTTCCAGGTGGAGATGATACATTTGTCCCAAATCCTAGCAGTGGAGGTTCTGTTGCACCACCTGCTTATCCTTGA